Proteins from one Methanobrevibacter sp. genomic window:
- a CDS encoding PLP-dependent cysteine synthase family protein, producing the protein MNVDKLVGNTPMIKIDYEYEGKKGSIYTKVEYYNYSGSIKDRIALYIIQKEKERGNLKDGQPIIEVTSGNTGIAFSAVGALFGHEVHIFMPDWCSLERRKLIEMYGAKIHLVSREDGGFKKALEIVDEVADEIGAYKPLQFDNELNVEAQYMTTGQEIIDAIPDVNAFVSGIGTGGTLMGIGKRLKDHNPDAKVFALEPSTLSILKMGMDEGSHMIEGIGDDFIPGIVDEELIDDIVLIHDYDAINMSKRIAQELGLGIGISSGANFLASVIMDNDDLKIATVFPDDNKKYITTKLSEPIDEDPELVSNHIKLVGFEVL; encoded by the coding sequence ATGAATGTTGATAAATTAGTTGGCAATACACCAATGATAAAGATTGATTATGAATATGAAGGAAAGAAAGGGAGCATTTACACTAAAGTTGAATATTACAACTATTCCGGAAGCATAAAGGACAGAATAGCCTTATACATCATTCAAAAGGAAAAGGAAAGAGGCAACTTGAAGGATGGCCAGCCTATCATAGAGGTTACAAGCGGCAACACTGGAATTGCCTTCAGTGCTGTCGGTGCGCTTTTCGGCCATGAGGTTCATATTTTCATGCCTGATTGGTGTTCCCTTGAAAGGCGTAAGCTCATTGAAATGTATGGCGCTAAGATTCACTTGGTATCCAGAGAGGATGGAGGATTCAAGAAGGCTCTTGAGATAGTGGATGAAGTTGCAGATGAGATAGGTGCCTACAAGCCTCTTCAGTTTGACAATGAATTGAATGTGGAGGCACAATACATGACTACAGGTCAGGAAATCATTGATGCAATTCCAGATGTAAACGCCTTTGTTTCAGGAATTGGAACCGGCGGAACCCTAATGGGAATCGGCAAAAGATTGAAGGACCATAATCCTGATGCCAAAGTCTTTGCATTGGAGCCAAGCACATTGTCCATTCTTAAGATGGGAATGGATGAAGGAAGCCATATGATTGAAGGAATTGGAGATGACTTCATTCCAGGAATCGTTGATGAGGAATTGATTGATGACATTGTTCTCATTCACGATTACGATGCAATCAACATGTCCAAAAGGATAGCTCAGGAATTAGGTTTAGGTATCGGAATTTCAAGCGGTGCAAACTTCTTGGCAAGTGTAATAATGGACAATGACGATTTGAAGATAGCCACTGTATTTCCGGATGACAACAAGAAATACATAACTACCAAATTGTCCGAACCGATTGATGAAGATCCTGAATTGGTTTCCAATCATATAAAGCTTGTAGGCTTTGAAGTGCTTTAA
- a CDS encoding DHH family phosphoesterase, with protein sequence MLKEHIENDNIIRLISHNDADGISAAGVIANAIKEEGGQFHITIVPRLKSDVIRDVAKEKYELYVFSDMGSACIKQLNSLKADVIVADHHQPSAHEPKENLVHVNPHLFGVDGSREISGAGSSYLAVRDMGKKHLAYMALIGAFGDMQCQNRFIGVNQLILKDGQEAGNLEIHEDLKIVSKAQEPLFKSIAYTLNPPLPGLTGSLEKSQELLEKMGVSYGIKFIELEDEEKDVVKDELVKVNPQIFGDVYSVPREHPVLRNLEEYSAILDACGKNKEYGLALSIVLGERKESLDKALDLQKTYRNDLTKGFDWISREGAQQLNYIQYLYSEDKVLKSIMGTIAGVGMSAKILNDDKPILGLSRLHKDIKVSGRATRPMVARGVNLGKALSEVAVNFGGQGGGHDIAAGAMIPYEAKDQFLHLVDQAIEAQLNS encoded by the coding sequence ATGCTTAAGGAGCATATCGAAAATGATAACATTATAAGACTAATTTCTCATAATGATGCTGATGGAATATCAGCAGCAGGTGTTATAGCCAATGCCATCAAGGAAGAGGGAGGACAATTCCACATAACAATTGTTCCTCGTCTAAAGAGTGATGTCATAAGGGATGTTGCAAAGGAAAAATATGAATTGTATGTTTTTTCAGATATGGGCAGTGCCTGCATCAAGCAACTCAATTCCCTAAAGGCCGATGTCATTGTTGCAGACCATCACCAGCCAAGTGCCCATGAGCCTAAAGAGAATCTTGTTCATGTCAATCCCCACTTGTTTGGCGTTGACGGAAGTCGTGAAATAAGCGGGGCAGGTTCCAGCTATCTGGCGGTCAGAGACATGGGCAAGAAGCATTTAGCTTATATGGCGCTTATTGGTGCTTTTGGCGATATGCAGTGCCAGAACAGATTTATCGGTGTGAATCAATTAATATTGAAAGACGGTCAAGAGGCAGGCAATCTAGAAATCCATGAAGATTTGAAGATAGTCTCTAAAGCACAAGAGCCTTTATTCAAATCAATCGCTTATACCTTGAACCCTCCACTTCCAGGATTGACTGGAAGCTTGGAGAAGTCTCAGGAACTCCTTGAAAAGATGGGTGTTTCCTATGGCATTAAGTTCATTGAATTGGAAGATGAGGAAAAGGATGTTGTTAAAGATGAACTTGTAAAGGTAAATCCTCAAATATTTGGGGACGTTTACAGTGTTCCTCGTGAGCATCCTGTCTTACGTAATTTAGAGGAATATTCTGCAATCTTGGATGCTTGTGGTAAAAACAAGGAGTATGGATTGGCGCTTAGCATTGTTCTCGGTGAGAGGAAAGAGTCTTTGGATAAGGCTCTCGATCTTCAGAAGACTTATAGGAACGACCTTACTAAAGGGTTTGATTGGATCAGCCGTGAAGGCGCCCAACAATTGAATTACATTCAGTATCTCTATAGTGAGGACAAGGTTCTTAAAAGCATTATGGGAACAATTGCAGGTGTTGGAATGTCTGCTAAAATCCTAAATGACGATAAGCCTATTTTAGGATTGTCCAGACTGCATAAGGATATTAAGGTTTCCGGCAGAGCAACACGCCCAATGGTTGCACGTGGAGTTAATTTAGGCAAAGCATTAAGTGAAGTCGCAGTTAACTTCGGCGGGCAAGGTGGCGGACACGACATAGCAGCTGGCGCTATGATACCTTATGAAGCTAAGGATCAATTCTTACATTTAGTTGACCAAGCTATTGAAGCTCAATTAAATAGTTAA
- a CDS encoding 30S ribosomal protein S15, whose product MARPEWIAYSNEEIEEFIVKFKREGKTASQIGVILRDQYGIPSVKEVTGEKITQILKRNGQAEEYPEDLMNLIRRAVNIRDHLEENPKDLHGKRGLTIIESRIRRLGRYYAKNGQLPEGWRYDPTKAALLVK is encoded by the coding sequence ATGGCAAGACCAGAATGGATCGCATATTCTAATGAAGAAATCGAAGAATTTATTGTAAAATTCAAAAGAGAAGGTAAAACTGCAAGTCAAATCGGAGTAATTTTAAGAGACCAATACGGTATTCCTAGTGTCAAAGAAGTCACTGGTGAAAAGATTACCCAAATCTTAAAAAGAAACGGACAAGCAGAAGAGTACCCTGAAGATTTAATGAATTTAATCAGAAGAGCAGTAAATATCAGAGATCACTTAGAAGAAAACCCAAAAGACCTTCATGGTAAAAGAGGATTAACTATCATTGAATCTAGAATCCGTAGATTAGGTAGATACTATGCAAAGAATGGCCAATTACCAGAAGGATGGAGATACGATCCAACAAAAGCAGCACTTCTCGTTAAATAG
- a CDS encoding XTP/dITP diphosphatase — protein MITFITGNEHKVKEAENIFKLFGVELEHIDLGYMEPQGTLEDVARFGAKYACQELNRSVIVEDAGLFIRALNDFPGTYSKFVQNSLGNQNILKLMDGVDDRYAEFRSVIGYCTPNSEPKVFLGRVEGQIAFEERGNLGFAYDPLFIIEEEGKTFGELTTEEKNQYSHRRNSLEKFINWYVNQDDEQ, from the coding sequence ATGATAACATTTATAACTGGGAACGAACATAAAGTAAAAGAAGCAGAGAATATTTTCAAACTTTTTGGTGTTGAACTTGAGCATATTGATCTAGGCTACATGGAACCTCAGGGAACCCTTGAGGATGTGGCAAGATTCGGTGCTAAATATGCTTGCCAAGAGTTAAATCGCTCTGTGATTGTGGAAGACGCTGGTTTGTTCATAAGAGCTTTAAACGATTTTCCAGGGACCTATTCTAAATTTGTTCAGAATTCACTTGGAAACCAAAACATATTAAAACTTATGGATGGAGTTGACGATCGATACGCTGAATTCAGGTCAGTTATTGGCTATTGCACACCCAATTCTGAGCCCAAGGTCTTTTTAGGGCGTGTCGAAGGTCAAATAGCTTTTGAAGAAAGAGGCAATCTTGGTTTTGCATATGACCCTTTATTCATAATAGAGGAAGAAGGCAAGACCTTTGGAGAACTTACTACAGAAGAGAAAAACCAGTATTCACATAGAAGAAATTCTTTAGAAAAATTTATCAACTGGTATGTAAACCAAGATGATGAGCAATAA
- a CDS encoding bifunctional N(6)-L-threonylcarbamoyladenine synthase/serine/threonine protein kinase yields MNGALKLISLGIEGTAEKTGIGIVDSDGNVLAMAGKQLYPEEGGIHPREAAEHHAKWIPQLIPQAMEEAGIGYKDIDFISFSQGPGLGPALRTVATSARTLALSLNVPIVGVNHCIGHVEIGKLDTGARNPVTLYVSGGNSQVIAYESGRYRIFGETLDIAIGNCLDHFGRETGLGHPGGPVVEKLAKDGSYIDLPYVVKGMDFSFSGLLSAALRAHKNGERIEDICFSLQETAFAMLVEVTERALAHTEKDEVLLCGGVSANSRLREMMQIMAEEHYAKFYMPEMKYSGDNGVMIAWLGQLMYKAYGPLKIEDTNIIQRFRTDEVDAPWVDNRKERLNLPKELRAKGAESDIYEATWLGREAIVKNRVSKSYRIEEIDNKIRKLRTKSEAKILSDVKKTGVRTPILYDVDFEEKSIVMEKINGSLVKDVMSNINDEKRKELAIAIGENIKAFHDGDIIHGDLTGSNMILIDENLDNVNDNLAIFDFGLGKYSDLLEDKAADLLVLKKSFQSIDYDIATETFTWILEAYDRDNQSKMANKIAEIEGRGRYTH; encoded by the coding sequence ATGAATGGTGCATTGAAATTGATATCTTTAGGAATTGAAGGAACTGCGGAAAAGACTGGAATAGGAATTGTAGACAGTGATGGCAATGTATTGGCCATGGCTGGAAAGCAATTGTATCCGGAAGAGGGAGGCATACATCCAAGAGAGGCAGCTGAACATCATGCCAAATGGATTCCTCAACTCATTCCACAGGCTATGGAAGAGGCAGGAATTGGCTATAAGGATATTGATTTCATCTCATTTTCACAGGGGCCTGGACTTGGCCCTGCACTTAGAACAGTTGCCACTTCCGCAAGAACTCTTGCATTGAGCCTTAATGTTCCAATCGTTGGTGTTAATCATTGCATTGGCCATGTTGAAATAGGAAAATTGGATACTGGCGCTCGTAATCCAGTAACACTTTATGTAAGCGGAGGAAACAGTCAAGTGATTGCATATGAATCCGGAAGATACAGAATCTTTGGTGAAACATTGGACATAGCCATTGGAAACTGTTTGGATCACTTTGGCCGTGAAACCGGTCTTGGCCATCCGGGAGGGCCGGTCGTTGAGAAATTGGCTAAGGATGGTTCATATATTGACTTGCCTTATGTCGTAAAGGGTATGGATTTCTCATTTTCAGGTTTACTCAGTGCAGCGCTTAGAGCTCATAAGAATGGCGAAAGGATAGAGGACATTTGCTTTTCACTTCAGGAAACCGCCTTTGCAATGCTGGTTGAAGTGACTGAAAGGGCACTTGCCCATACTGAAAAGGATGAGGTTCTATTATGCGGTGGAGTTTCCGCAAACAGCAGGCTTAGGGAAATGATGCAGATTATGGCAGAGGAGCACTATGCCAAATTTTACATGCCTGAGATGAAATACTCCGGTGACAATGGTGTGATGATTGCATGGCTCGGCCAATTGATGTATAAGGCATATGGCCCACTTAAAATAGAGGACACAAACATCATCCAAAGATTCAGAACCGATGAAGTGGATGCCCCATGGGTCGACAATAGAAAGGAAAGGTTGAATCTTCCTAAGGAGCTTCGTGCCAAAGGAGCCGAATCTGACATTTATGAGGCGACTTGGCTTGGAAGGGAAGCAATTGTAAAGAACAGGGTTTCAAAATCCTACAGGATTGAAGAGATAGACAACAAAATCAGAAAGCTTAGAACCAAAAGCGAGGCAAAGATACTGTCGGACGTTAAGAAGACCGGTGTGAGGACTCCTATTTTATACGATGTCGACTTTGAGGAGAAATCAATTGTCATGGAAAAGATCAATGGCTCTTTGGTTAAGGACGTCATGTCAAACATCAATGATGAGAAAAGAAAGGAATTGGCAATTGCAATTGGTGAAAACATCAAGGCATTCCATGATGGAGACATCATTCATGGTGACTTGACAGGTTCAAACATGATTCTAATCGATGAAAATTTAGACAATGTCAATGATAATTTAGCTATTTTCGACTTTGGATTGGGCAAATACTCTGACTTGCTTGAAGACAAGGCAGCTGATTTGTTGGTATTGAAGAAATCATTCCAAAGCATTGATTATGATATAGCTACTGAAACATTCACTTGGATTTTGGAAGCTTACGATAGAGACAATCAATCTAAAATGGCAAATAAGATTGCTGAAATTGAAGGTAGGGGAAGATATACTCACTAA